TGCGAAAGGCTTCTTAGTATTGACTGGAGAAGCCGATATGAAAACAGTGGAAGAATCTGATGTAGTTCCAACCTGCATCTTCGATTCTCTGTATGAGATGTCATCTTATTTGTCATAAACTTAAAAGGAGCGCCCACATTCATTCGCAAAGGCGCCGGACGGCGCTTTCCCGCTGCAGTGCAGCTAACTTTGCTCATAAAAGGGCGCTTCACCCATCGAAAAACAGAGCCCCCAGATCTTTAAGCAAGCATAAATCCGGGTGTCTCTGTTTTTCAATGCGGGAACTGATGGAAAATATTACATAAATGTTACAAATATAATAATAAATGTTTACAAAAATGGGTTCGTGTGTTAAAATTGGTATTAAGAAATGGGAATATCTATCCAGAAAATGCTTTCTTATGGGATAGCATAAAAGGAGGACACATGAAGAAAACAATTACACATTATCTTTTTAATGGTTTCGCTTTAGGATGCCTGATTTTTGGTCTGATTATGACAGTGGAGTCCAAGGATGTGCAGGCGGCAACGACAAAATATGTTACAGCGTCAGCTCTGAACATCCGGAAGGCAGCGTCTACCAGCAGTGCAAAAGTGGGAACTTATAGTAAAGGAACCAAAGTGACTAGTTACGGAACCAGTGGAAGCTGGACCAAAGTGAAATATCGGGTTATAGGACAAAACGTGTTGATGGCTAATCCCATTCAACAAACGTTTTGTCCTTTTTATGTAAGTCACTCCAAACAATAGCATCGCCCCAAATAGAAAGCGTTTTCTCTAATCGATGCTTTTCGTTCATCCTTTGATATATAGCGGTAATGCTTTGATCTGTAGGCATAACTTTTATGATTTCAGACAAGGGAAGTGGCTTCGGAGAGTGCATGTAACACCACCAATAAACAGCTTTTATTCGCCGTTCTATTGATAATCCCCTATGATTTCTCAACATTTCCCGAAGTCTTGCATTCACCCCTCCTTCTATTCGATTATTCATAGAAGGTGCAGAAAAAGAATGCATCGCCTCATCCAGATATGTAAAAAGTGTGTTTTCCCGGATCAGTTTCAAGAGAGATCTTTCTGCCTTCAATAACCTTTCATGGTTTGGGCGTTTGTTCCCATGCTCATCGATTGTCATTTCATCAAGAAATACCTGATGCCTTTTTATCCATGTCATAAAACGTTCTATCCATCTCCCTGCTTCTTGTTTATTCTCGATTTTTAACAGATTTTTGGCTAAACTATAAAGTTCCATTCCTGTCTGCGTGTTCGGCCTGGAAGTGGTATAGCGTTTCACCTGGCAAAATACGTGAAAGATACACCTATGATCTCCCACCGGTTGTTTTCCACAGTCTCAGACACAGCAGTGTTACCTATAAGCTGAAACTGAATGGTGGAGATATCAAGGCAGTTCAGGGCGACTCCGGACATGCTCAGGTCAGCATGGTTACGGATGTATATTCCCATATCCTGGATGACGACCGGAAGAAAAATGCAGAGCTGTTTGAAGAAGCATTTTATGAGAAAAAAATCTGGATCCGCAGATGCATCCGAATACAGCACAAAATACGGTAACGGTTCCGGAAGGTGTGGATGCAGAACTGCTTGCAAAGGTCCTTAATAATCCTGAGATGGCAGCACTTCTTACGCCACTTGCGAAGACAATGAAGTGAAAAATAGTGAAAAAATAGTGTAATTTTAGTGAAAAAATGGGTTTCGTTAAAAGGAATGTTAAAAATATATCTCCATCATGCTAATTGATATCACCGTCATTTGATGGTAAAATGATGAAGATAATATTAAAATGAAGGAGATTTCGATGAGAAGTTTTGATTATATAAAAACTCCGGAGCAATTTCTAAAACCTGAAATTGTTCAGATGGTCGGAAGCATTCATGAGCATAAAGGTAAGCAGGAATTGTTCCTTGAAGCCAATATAGACGAATTGAAAACTCTGCTGGAAGTTGCTTTGATTCAAAGTACAGGGGCTTCTAACAGGATTGAAGGTATTTATACTACCGACAAACGTTTGGAAGAATTAGTAAGACAGAAAGCCGAACCGCGTAACCGGTCTGAACAGGAAATATCCGGATACCGGGAAGTTCTTACCACTATCCATGAAAGTTATGAGTATATTAATCCGAGACCAAATATTATTTTACAATTGCATCGGGATTTATACTCATATTCCGGAAGAAATGCTGGTGGAAATTATAAAAATTCGGATAATGTAATTGCAGAAACAGATGCAGAAGGTCATCAGAAAGCGCGTTTTATCCCGGTGCCGGCATTTCAGACTCCAGAAGCTATGAATGAACTTTGTACAAATTTTCTGGAAGCATGGGATGCAGATCGAATAGATAAGTTGATTCTTATCCCTATGTTTATTCTTGACTTTCTGTGTATTCATCCATTTAATGATGGAAATGGACGAATGAGCCGCCTGTTAACACTTCTTTTGTTTTATAAAGCCGGTTATATTGTCGGAAAGTATGTCAGTATTGAAATGCTGATTGAAAAGACAAAAGAAACTTATTATGAGGCATTACAGGAAAGTTCCAATGGATGGCACGAGAATGAAAACAGATATGAGTCATTTGTAAAATATTATCTGGGAATTATTCTGAAAGCATACAGTGAGTTTGAGGGGCGTGTAGAGCACCTGAAAAACAGAAGCCTTTCAAAGCCGGATCGTATAAAGACAGTGATTGATAATAAGGTAGGAAAAATTACCAAAAAAGAAATCATGGAGTTATGTCCGGATATAAGCAAGGTAACTGTAGAAAGGACCCTGACGGAACTGGTTAAAAGTGGATATATCGCAAAAGTAGGTGCCGGACCGGCAACTGGATATGTTCGTATTTAAATCGGCTGTCGTGGTCGAAATACCATAGACAAATCAACAACAACGTTGTATAGTAATAATAGAAATCTGGTCAATTGAATATTGTTTATCATTCCCGCTTGTAAGGGGATGGTAGCCGGTATATGATATCTGTCAGTAACAACAGAGCTTTCCCCGGATGTTAGCAGCTGCAAAGAATCTGCTAATTTTCAGGTCTTATCTGGTCTTGACAGAAAGGGTATTCAGATTACTAGAATTTGATTCGAAAATAAAAAAAGTCCTTGATAATAAAAGGCTAAACATATCAGTTCTTGACAGGGATTGACAGAACCACAGAGCTCTCCTAAGAGAAAGCCGAGGCATTCCCCAAAGGGAAAAAATGAAAAACAACTTTCAGTTCGAATCTATTCTGAAAAATGCTAATGGTGACAACAAAGCATTCCCCAAATTGGGGAACGTTCTAATGTTACCAAATCAAAAAAATCTGTAGATTGACAACTCGAAAAAGAGTTGATAATCTTATATATGGCCGAAGGGAAAATCCTAGAAACCCAGTAAAATCAAGGGTTTGCGGCATGTGTCGTCATAGCTCAGCTGGATAGAGCACTCGCCTCCTAAGGGTCAGGTGGAGCAATCCCCTTTCGGAAGCGATTTATGAAATAAATTTGAAAATTGCTCCATTACAATTAAATACGTCTCAGTACCTCAGTAGGATAGAGGGGTCGCCTCCTAAGCGGTAGGTCGGGTGTTCGAATCACCTCGGGAACGCCAAAAACTCCGCCGGAAAACCCAGTAAAATCAAGGGTTTCCGGCGTTTTTTCATTTTTACGGAAAAAGTGAAAAATCGTAAAATTCACAGATTTTCATTAGCAAAATCTCCGTCAGCT
This window of the Mediterraneibacter butyricigenes genome carries:
- a CDS encoding SH3 domain-containing protein; translated protein: MKKTITHYLFNGFALGCLIFGLIMTVESKDVQAATTKYVTASALNIRKAASTSSAKVGTYSKGTKVTSYGTSGSWTKVKYRVIGQNVLMANPIQQTFCPFYVSHSKQ
- a CDS encoding Fic family protein, which encodes MKEISMRSFDYIKTPEQFLKPEIVQMVGSIHEHKGKQELFLEANIDELKTLLEVALIQSTGASNRIEGIYTTDKRLEELVRQKAEPRNRSEQEISGYREVLTTIHESYEYINPRPNIILQLHRDLYSYSGRNAGGNYKNSDNVIAETDAEGHQKARFIPVPAFQTPEAMNELCTNFLEAWDADRIDKLILIPMFILDFLCIHPFNDGNGRMSRLLTLLLFYKAGYIVGKYVSIEMLIEKTKETYYEALQESSNGWHENENRYESFVKYYLGIILKAYSEFEGRVEHLKNRSLSKPDRIKTVIDNKVGKITKKEIMELCPDISKVTVERTLTELVKSGYIAKVGAGPATGYVRI